The DNA segment CGACGGTGAAGTCCGGCTCCAGCAGGTACGGGTACTGCCCCACGCCCCACCCCCACAGCACCGCCGTCACCGCGAGCGCGGCCGTGACGCGGGCGACGCCGTACCGGCGGCGGGCGATCAACCACAGCGACGCGCCGCCCGCGACGGCCGAGACGGCCATGAGCGGCAGCGCCCGGTGCGTCAGGCCGCGGTAGAGGCGCGGCGCGTCCGCCCGCAGCACCGCCACCCCCGCCAGCGCAACGGCGCCCACGACGACCGCCGTCACGAGCGCGCGGCGGCGGAACCCCTCGGCCAGCGCCTCCTCGCCGTCGCGGCGGCTGTCGGCGCAGAGGTAGACGGCGGCGAGGTACGCGCAGGCGCCGACCGCGAGCACGCCCCCGAGCACCGACGTCGGGTTCAGCCACGACGTCACCGGGTGCCCCGCGGCGTTGCCGACCGGGACGCGCCCCGACGCGACCGCGCCCGCGACGGTGCCGAGGAAGAACGGCGTCAGCACGCTCGACGTCGCGAACGTCGC comes from the Mycobacteriales bacterium genome and includes:
- a CDS encoding cytochrome d ubiquinol oxidase subunit II — protein: MSLADVVLAAMWVGLTAYALFGGADFGGGWWDLLAGGARKGEPQRRLIEHSIGPVWEANHVWLIFVLVTLWTGFPKAFAAVMSTLYVPLTLAALGVILRGSAFAFRKSVSDLNVKRVFGATFATSSVLTPFFLGTVAGAVASGRVPVGNAAGHPVTSWLNPTSVLGGVLAVGACAYLAAVYLCADSRRDGEEALAEGFRRRALVTAVVVGAVALAGVAVLRADAPRLYRGLTHRALPLMAVSAVAGGASLWLIARRRYGVARVTAALAVTAVLWGWGVGQYPYLLEPDFTVEQAAASGSALRPLVVTMVIAALLVGPSLALLLAMFQRGSREDA